One stretch of Streptococcus australis DNA includes these proteins:
- a CDS encoding YlmH family RNA-binding protein: protein MMTNKAIYQHFSLDDAPFIDKGLEWIKRVEDTYTPVLTAFVNPHQEHILRVLAGTYGLGCVSSGEYIQTEFVRVLLYPDYFSPTLSDFEMALLEIRYPSRFEQLTHAKILGTIINQLGIDRKLFGDILVDEKRAQIYVNRDFIPLFQDGIQKIARLPVSLEECPFTDKIISEINYQEQEILISSFRLDALLSSALKLSRKQASQLIEKKSVQVNYHPIEKCDYLVAVGDLISVRKFGRLKIVKENGQTKRDKIKLTIQLLLSK from the coding sequence TGCTCCCTTTATTGATAAGGGATTAGAGTGGATCAAGCGGGTGGAAGATACTTATACTCCTGTCCTCACTGCTTTTGTCAACCCGCATCAGGAACATATATTGAGGGTTTTGGCTGGGACATATGGACTGGGCTGTGTGAGTAGCGGAGAATATATCCAGACGGAATTTGTCCGTGTCCTTCTGTATCCGGATTATTTCAGTCCGACACTGTCAGATTTTGAAATGGCATTGCTAGAGATCCGTTATCCAAGTAGATTTGAACAGCTAACACATGCAAAGATTTTGGGGACAATCATCAATCAACTAGGAATTGATCGTAAGCTCTTTGGTGATATCTTGGTAGATGAAAAGAGAGCACAGATTTATGTCAATCGTGATTTTATCCCTCTGTTTCAGGATGGGATACAAAAGATTGCCAGATTACCTGTGTCGCTGGAGGAATGTCCTTTCACCGATAAAATCATATCTGAGATCAATTATCAAGAACAAGAGATTTTGATTTCCAGTTTTCGCTTGGATGCCCTCTTATCAAGTGCCTTGAAATTATCCAGAAAGCAGGCTAGTCAACTCATAGAGAAAAAATCTGTTCAGGTAAACTACCACCCCATTGAAAAATGTGATTATCTAGTAGCTGTAGGGGATTTGATTAGCGTGAGAAAGTTTGGTCGTCTGAAGATTGTCAAAGAAAATGGGCAAACTAAAAGGGATAAGATAAAACTGACCATCCAATTATTATTAAGTAAGTGA